Proteins encoded together in one Papio anubis isolate 15944 chromosome 3, Panubis1.0, whole genome shotgun sequence window:
- the IBSP gene encoding bone sialoprotein 2 has translation MKTALILLSILGMACAFSMKNLHRRVKIEDSEENGVFKYRPRYYLYKHAYFYPPLKRFPVQGSSDSSEENGDDSSEEEEEEEETSNEGENNEESNEDEDSEAENTTLSATTLGYGEDATPGTWYTGLAAIQLPKKAGDVTNKATKKEESDEEEEEEEEENENEESEAEVDENEQGINGTSTNSTEAENGNGSSGGDNGEEEGEEESVTGASAEGTTATGGQGKGSSKTTTSPNGEFEPTTPPPVYRTTSPPFGKTTTVEYEGEYEYTGANEYDNGYEVYESENGEPRGDNYRAYEDEYSYFKGQGYDSYDGQNYYHQQ, from the exons ATGAAGACTGCTTTAATTTTGCTCAGCATTTTGGGAATGGCCTGTGCTTTCTCA atgaaaaatttGCATCGAAGAGTCAAAATAGAGGATTCTGAAGAAAATGGG gtCTTTAAGTACAGGCCACGATATTATCTTTACAAGCATGCCTACTTTTATCCTCCTTTAAAACGATTTCCAGTTCAG ggcAGTAGTGACTCATCTGAAGAAAATGGAGATGATAGttcagaagaggaggaggaagaagag GAGACTTcaaatgaaggagaaaacaaTGAAGAATCAAATGAAGATGAAGACTCTGAGGCTGAGAACACTACACTTTCTGCTACAACACTGGGCTATGGAGAGGACGCCACACCTGGCACATGGTATACAGGGTTAGCTGCAATCCAGCTTCCCAAGAAG GCTGGGGATGTAACAAACAAAGCTacaaaaaaggaggaaagtgatgaagaagaagaggaggaagaggaagaaaatgaaaacgaAGAAAGCGAAGCAGAAGTGGATGAAAACGAACAAGGCATAAACGGCACCAGTACCAACAGCACAGAGGCAGAAAACGGCAACGGCAGCAGCGGCGGAGACAAcggagaagaagaaggggaagaagaaagtgTCACTGGAGCCAGTGCAGAAGGCACCACAGCAACCGGAGGGCAGGGCAAGGGCAGCTCTAAGACAACAACCTCTCCAAATGGTGAGTTTGAACCTACAACCCCACCACCAGTCTATAGAACCACCTCCCCACCTTTTGGGAAAACCACCACCGTCGAATACGAGGGGGAGTACGAATACACGGGCGCCAATGAATACGACAATGGATATGAAGTCTATGAAAGTGAAAACGGGGAACCTCGTGGGGACAATTACCGAGCCTACGAGGATGAGTACAGCTACTTTAAAGGGCAAGGCTACGACAGCTATGATGGTCAGAATTACTACCACCAGCAGTGA